A part of Liolophura sinensis isolate JHLJ2023 chromosome 1, CUHK_Ljap_v2, whole genome shotgun sequence genomic DNA contains:
- the LOC135471565 gene encoding cytochrome c oxidase copper chaperone-like produces the protein MPEDKPTEEKKLKPCCACPETKKVRDACIIEKGQEECGDLIEAHKECMRKLGFKV, from the exons ATGCCAGAAGATAAACCCACAGAAGAGAAGAAGCTGAAGCCTTGCTGTGCTTGTCCGGAAACCAAAAAAGTTCGGGATGCATG CATCATAGAAAAAGGCCAGGAAGAATGTGGAGATCTTATAGAGGCACACAAAGAATGTATGAGGAAATTAGGCTTCAAAGTCtag
- the LOC135468437 gene encoding transcription initiation factor TFIID subunit 13-like codes for MAESEREQFEDEDVEEDTPLEKRKKLFSKELRCMMYGFGDDQNPYTESVDLLEDLVIEYISEMTKKALETGRTGRIAVEDIIFLIRKDPKKYSRVKELLTMNEELRKARKAFDEIKYATTK; via the exons atggcagAGAGTGAAAGGGAGCAG TTTGAAGATGAAGATGTGGAAGAAGACACCCCTTTGGAGAAAAGGAAAAAGCTGTTCTCTAAAGAAT TACGATGTATGATGTATGGGTTTGGAGATGACCAGAATCCCTACACTGAATCGGTTGACCTACTGGAAGACCTAGTCATAGAGTACATCTCTGAGATG ACGAAAAAAGCTCTGGAGACGGGCAGAACAGGTCGCATTGCTGTTGAAGACATTATCTTCCTGATCAGAAAGGATCCCAAAAAATACTCCAGAGTGAAAGAGTTATTGACCATGAATGAGGAACTGCGTAAGGCCAGGAAGGCTTTTGACGAGATCAAGTATGCCACAACAAAGTGA